A single genomic interval of Cucumis sativus cultivar 9930 chromosome 5, Cucumber_9930_V3, whole genome shotgun sequence harbors:
- the LOC101203643 gene encoding heat stress transcription factor A-8, with protein sequence MVKSAAERQGSSVAPFLKKLYDMVDDDSTNSVISWTSSNDSFTILDITHFSLHLLPKYFKHSNFSSFMRQLNIYGFRKIDTDCWEFATDGFIKGQKHLLKNIYRRKNIHGTDQRKASQPQDNSEAQVELPDYSGLWKEVENLKIDKNAVMQELVKLKQHQETSENKLLLLRERLQGMEKNQQQMLSFLVMAVQSPGFLVQFLQPKEKSWRMADPGNMLEQISDDNQVPSNGMIVRYQRPLDELSTTLLPPVTGPGKQQESEPFPDGMKDFFLNSDFMKVLMDEKVCLDNHSQFVLPDVQDVAWEQLLLANPFSGNSDNGRKVDHERRYTDSEDDELDMETIDTQTHEENSEDFELLIRQMEKCEDFGIQPRLDESYIENSNDVHLLTQQMDYLASD encoded by the exons ATGGTGAAATCCGCGGCGGAGCGCCAGGGATCTTCGGTCGCGCCATTTCTTAAGAAGTTGTACGACATGGTTGATGATGATTCCACCAATTCAGTCATCTCCTGGACTTCTTCTAACGATAGTTTTACCATTTTGGATATTACCCATTTCTCCCTTCACTTGCTTCCTAAGTACTTTAAGCATAGCAATTTCTCTAGCTTCATGCGCCAGCTTAATATCTAT ggttttcgGAAAATTGATACTGATTGCTGGGAATTTGCAACTGATGGATTCATTAAAGGACAAAAACATCTGTTGAAGAATATCTACCGAAGGAAAAACATCCACGGCACGGATCAGCGTAAAGCATCGCAGCCTCAAGACAATTCTGAGGCACAAGTTGAACTACCTGATTATTCAGGGCTGTGGAAGGAAGTTGAGAATcttaaaatagataaaaatgcTGTAATGCAGGAACTGGTGAAACTTAAGCAGCACCAGGAAACTTCAGAGAACAAGTTGCTCCTATTGAGAGAGCGCCTTCAAGGTATGGAAAAGAATCAACAGCAGATGCTGTCATTTTTAGTAATGGCAGTGCAAAGCCCTGGATTTTTGGTTCAGTTTCTTCaaccaaaagagaagagttgGCGCATGGCTGATCCTGGCAACATGCTCGAGCAAATATCAGATGATAATCAAGTACCTTCAAATGGTATGATAGTAAGGTATCAACGACCATTAGATGAATTGTCAACAACTCTACTTCCACCAGTGACGGGTCCGGGAAAACAACAAGAATCTGAACCATTTCCCGATGGAATGAAAGACTTTTTCCTTAATTCTGACTTCATGAAAGTACTTATGGATGAAAAGGTGTGTTTAGACAATCATAGTCAATTTGTTCTTCCAGATGTACAAGATGTTGCATGGGAGCAGCTTCTTCTAGCTAACCCTTTTTCTGGGAATTCAGATAATGGTAGAAAAGTAGACCACGAAAGGAGATATACGGACAGTGAGGACGATGAACTGGATATGGAAACAATCGATACTCAAACTCATGAAGAGAACTCCGAAGATTTTGAACTTCTAATAAGGCAAATGGAGAAATGTGAAGATTTTGGGATACAACCAAGGTTGGATGAATCTTATATTGAGAATTCAAATGATGTTCATCTTCTAACCCAACAGATGGACTATTTGGCATCTGATTGA
- the LOC101214881 gene encoding vacuolar iron transporter 1, whose product MPMAMPTHHDDAPPPVPLDPYKQSLLNRHTENHFTAGDIVRDIIIGVSDGLTVPFALAAGLSGANASSSIVLTAGIAEVAAGAISMGLGGYLAAKSEADHYMRELRREQEEIVAVPDTEAAEVAEILAQYGIEPHEYGPVVNALRKRPQAWLDFMMKFELGLEKPDPRRALQSAFTIALAYILGGLVPLIPYMFITNVTRAVTASVALTLVALLVFGYAKGYFTGNKPFKSAIQTTLIGAIASAAAFGMAKAIQQ is encoded by the exons ATGCCTATGGCTATGCCTACTCACCACGACGACGCTCCACCACCAGTCCCCCTCGACCCTTACAAGCAATCTCTTCTCAACCGCCACACCGAGAATCACTTCACCGCAGGCGACATCGTCCGCGATATCATCATCGGCGTCTCTGACGGTCTCACCGTCCCTTTCGCCCTCGCCGCTGGTCTTTCCGGCGCAAACGCCTCTTCTTCTATTGTTCTCACCGCTGGAATCGCTGAAGTCGCAGCTGGCGCTATCTCGATGGGACTCGGCGG gTATCTTGCGGCGAAGAGTGAAGCGGATCATTATATGAGAGAATTGCGGAGAGAGCAAGAAGAAATCGTTGCAGTTCCCGATACtg AAGCAGCAGAAGTAGCAGAGATATTGGCACAGTACGGAATCGAACCACACGAGTATGGTCCAGTTGTGAATGCTCTTAGGAAGAGGCCTCAGGCTTGGTTGGATTTCATGATGAA GTTTGAATTAGGATTGGAAAAGCCAGATCCTAGAAGAGCTCTACAAAGTGCTTTCACAATTGCATTGGCTTACATATTGGGGGGATTGGTGCCTCTCATTCCTTACATGTTTATTACAAACGTGACGAGAGCCGTGACCGCATCTGTTGCATTGACACTAGTAGCATTGCTCGTGTTCGGGTATGCGAAGGGTTACTTCACTGGTAACAAGCCCTTTAAAAGTGCCATCCAAACCACCCTCATTGGAGCTATTGCGTCTGCAGCTGCTTTTGGCATGGCCAAGGCTATACAACAATGA